A genomic window from Glycine soja cultivar W05 chromosome 10, ASM419377v2, whole genome shotgun sequence includes:
- the LOC114369794 gene encoding single-stranded DNA-binding protein, mitochondrial isoform X1, whose protein sequence is MNSMAVRLAKHLRLSALTSFSLGGVPRSGASWYSTSLSGGENDHPLPDNDAPKKEALDEEFDDFLGEKPELQLQGVDPKKGWGFRGVHKAIICGKVGQAPVQKILRNGRNITIFTVGTGGMFDQRIQGPKDLPKPAQWHRIAVHNDILGTYAVQQLFKNSSVYVEGDIETRVYNDSINGNVKSIPEICVRRDGRIRLIKNGESIDKTSLDELREGLF, encoded by the exons ATGAATTCTATGGCGGTGAGACTTGCGAAGCATCTCCGACTCTCTGCACTGACCTCATTTTCACTCG GTGGTGTGCCGAGAAGCGGAGCTTCATGGTACTCGACCTCCCTATCTGGAGGTGAAAATGATCACCCTTTACCTGATAATGATGCACCTAAGAAGGAAGCATTGGATGAAGAGTTTGATGATTTTCTTGGCGAAAAGCCTGAGTTACAGCTGCAAGGTGTGGATCCCAAGAAGGGTTGGGGATTTCGTGGCGTGCACAAG GCAATTATTTGTGGAAAAGTTGGCCAAGCCCCTGTTCAAAAGATACTGAGGAATGGTAGAAATATAACCATCTTTACAGTTGGGACAGGGGGCATGTTTGACCAGAGAATTCAAGGACCAAAGGATTTGCCAAAACCTGCTCAATGGCATAGGATTGCTGTGCATAATGATATACTAGGGACCTATGCCGTACAGCAACTCTTTAAAAA CTCTTCAGTTTATGTTGAGGGTGACATTGAGACTAGAGTTTATAATGATAGCATCAACGGTAACGTTAAAAGCATTCCAGAGATATGTGTTCGCCGTGATG GGAGAATTCGCCTCATCAAGAATGGGGAGAGCATTGATAAAACTTCCTTGGATGAATTGC GAGAAGGGTTGTTTTAG
- the LOC114369794 gene encoding single-stranded DNA-binding protein, mitochondrial isoform X2 produces the protein MLSLVMFFFCSKRPTLASKGGVPRSGASWYSTSLSGGENDHPLPDNDAPKKEALDEEFDDFLGEKPELQLQGVDPKKGWGFRGVHKAIICGKVGQAPVQKILRNGRNITIFTVGTGGMFDQRIQGPKDLPKPAQWHRIAVHNDILGTYAVQQLFKNSSVYVEGDIETRVYNDSINGNVKSIPEICVRRDGRIRLIKNGESIDKTSLDELREGLF, from the exons ATGCTTTCTCTggtcatgtttttcttttgttcaaaGCGTCCAACGCTTGCTAGCAA AGGTGGTGTGCCGAGAAGCGGAGCTTCATGGTACTCGACCTCCCTATCTGGAGGTGAAAATGATCACCCTTTACCTGATAATGATGCACCTAAGAAGGAAGCATTGGATGAAGAGTTTGATGATTTTCTTGGCGAAAAGCCTGAGTTACAGCTGCAAGGTGTGGATCCCAAGAAGGGTTGGGGATTTCGTGGCGTGCACAAG GCAATTATTTGTGGAAAAGTTGGCCAAGCCCCTGTTCAAAAGATACTGAGGAATGGTAGAAATATAACCATCTTTACAGTTGGGACAGGGGGCATGTTTGACCAGAGAATTCAAGGACCAAAGGATTTGCCAAAACCTGCTCAATGGCATAGGATTGCTGTGCATAATGATATACTAGGGACCTATGCCGTACAGCAACTCTTTAAAAA CTCTTCAGTTTATGTTGAGGGTGACATTGAGACTAGAGTTTATAATGATAGCATCAACGGTAACGTTAAAAGCATTCCAGAGATATGTGTTCGCCGTGATG GGAGAATTCGCCTCATCAAGAATGGGGAGAGCATTGATAAAACTTCCTTGGATGAATTGC GAGAAGGGTTGTTTTAG
- the LOC114371749 gene encoding uncharacterized protein LOC114371749: MQRKFHFLVKNKATASADGGTRFTCGTQFSRKSVGSAFSCVIGNKTTPRGKHASKLKKKKEPIGDSGNGKAALSQLLALEETDHAGDAKQNRKDRQRVKMNLPLMSFLKKKRGWNNFMRARFSSGVHGDGSNVVTKFGQVKRKASLRRLVRVPSKILVLRLKLKMIKCLIIKKAPKQFEQRAEDEDRELCKKRILLGERCRPLSSPSPGYDTSNFFYPRNSYT, translated from the coding sequence ATGCAGAGAAAGTTTCACTTTCTTGTCAAAAACAAAGCCACTGCTAGTGCTGATGGGGGTACAAGGTTTACGTGTGGAACTCAATTCTCAAGGAAATCAGTAGGGTCGGCCTTCTCTTGTGTCATTGGAAACAAGACAACACCGCGTGGCAAGCATGCTTCCaaactgaagaaaaaaaaggagccTATTGGCGACTCAGGGAACGGAAAAGCTGCATTGTCTCAGCTTCTTGCACTGGAGGAGACTGATCATGCAGGAGATGCAAAGCAGAACAGAAAGGATAGGCAACGTGTGAAAATGAATCTTCCTTTGATGAGCTTTCTGAAAAAGAAGAGAGGATGGAACAATTTCATGAGGGCTAGATTTAGTAGTGGTGTGCATGGTGATGGCAGTAATGTTGTTACCAAGTTCGGACAAGTGAAGAGGAAGGCAAGTTTACGCCGCTTGGTTAGGGTTCCCTCTAAAATACTGGTCCTTCGCCTCAAGTTGAAGATGATAAAGTGCCTGATTATAAAGAAAGCGCCAAAGCAGTTTGAACAGAGAGCTGAAGATGAAGACAGAGAACTATGCAAAAAGAGGATTCTCTTGGGAGAGAGATGCAGGCCATTGAGTTCTCCAAGTCCAGGTTACGATACAAGTAATTTTTTCTATCCAAGAAATAGTTACACTTGA
- the LOC114369793 gene encoding pre-mRNA-splicing factor 38-like: MANRTDPAAKSIRGTNPQNLVEKILRSKIYQNTYWKEQCFGLTAETLVDKAMELDHLGGTYGGNRKPTPFMCLVMKMLQIQPEKEIIIEFIKNEDYKYVRILGAFYLRITGSDIDVYRYLEPLYNDYRKLRRKLADGQFALTHVDEVIDELLTKDYSCDIAMPRVKKRWTLESLGSLEPRRSALEEDFEEEEEKEDNDQPVDEIEDRAYEKDQYRGRSPTRERDRDKRRDSHRHRDRDYDRDYDRDYDRERGRGRDRDRDRDRDRDRYRLREEKDYGREREGRERERREKDRDRGRRRSHSRSRSRSRDHREHDGGDYRKRHARSSVSPRRHGDGLEDGEPKKKKKKEKKEKKDDGTDHPDPEIAEANKLRAALGLKPLRV; encoded by the exons ATGGCGAATCGCACGGATCCAGCAGCGAAGAGCATAAGAGGGACGAACCCTCAGAACCTGGTGGAGAAGATTCTCCGATCGAAGATCTACCAGAACACGTACTGGAAGGAGCAATGTTTCGGGTTAACGGCGGAGACGTTGGTGGACAAGGCCATGGAGCTCGACCACCTCGGCGGCACCTACGGCGGCAACCGCAAACCCACGCCGTTCATGTGCCTCGTCATGAAGATGCTCCAGATTCAGCCCGAGAAAGAAATCATCATCGAGTTCATCAAGAACGAGGATTACAAGTACGTTAGGATTCTCGGTGCTTTTTACTTGCGTATCACTGGATCTGACATTGACGTCTATCGCTACCTCGAACCTTTATACAATGACTATCGCAAACTCAGACGAAAGCTCGCTGATGGAC AGTTTGCATTGACGCACGTGGATGAGGTCATTGATGAACTTCTCACAAAGGATTATTCCTGTGATATTGCTATGCCACGCGTTAAGAAGag GTGGACTCTTGAATCTCTGGGTTCATTAGAACCTAGAAGAAGTGCACTTGAAGAAGATTTtgaggaggaagaagagaaagaggaTAATGACCAGCCTGTTGATGAGATTGAAGATAGGGCCTATGAGAAG GACCAATATCGTGGGAGAAGCCCTACTAGGGAAAGAGACAGGGACAAAAGACGTGATAGTCATAGACACAG GGACCGTGACTATGACAGAGACTATGATAGAGATTACGATCGAGAGCGGGGACGTGGCCGAGACAGAGACAGAGACAGAGATAGGGATAGGGACCGATACCGTCTAAGGGAAGAAAAAGATTATGGTCGTGAGAGAGAGGGTAGGGAGcgggagagaagagagaaggaTCGTGACCGTGGAAGGCGAAGGAGTCACTCAAGGAGTCGAAGTAGAAGTAGGGATCACAGGGAACATGATGGCGGGGACTACAGAAAGAGACATGCTCGGAGTAGTGTAAGTCCTAGAAGACATGGAGATGGACTTGAGGATGGTGagccaaagaagaagaagaagaaagaaaagaaagaaaagaaggatgATGGGACTGACCACCCTGATCCAGAGATTGCAGAAGCGAACAAGCTACGAGCAGCCCTGGGTTTGAAACCACTGAGGGTCTGA